From a region of the Seleniivibrio woodruffii genome:
- the trpD gene encoding anthranilate phosphoribosyltransferase produces the protein MSVELVKKSCMGGSLTFEETYSAFIDMMDGKMEEAEIAGILISMRLRGETVDEIAGAARAMNEKKISFDTDTQVYDTCGTGGSGKSTMNVSSAVAVLLSAMGYPVVKHGNRAVSGVVGSADIFEMSGVPVSSEKNDMQGYFLKHNFAFLFAPMYHPALKYAGAVRRKLRVPTIFNFLGPLANPANVGGQIVGMAMRDKLAILAESLLMLGRDRVAVYSSLDGYDEISSFAPTEVHEVSAGRIIKHFINPAEYFTPFHMPIIKDNKEAEYYFNLAISPKGGEYSKLIALNAGLALTVFGKADNIRDGFGQALAVINSGAVLEKLSSLKGN, from the coding sequence ATGAGCGTTGAACTTGTAAAAAAATCATGCATGGGCGGAAGCCTGACCTTCGAAGAGACGTACAGCGCCTTCATCGACATGATGGACGGCAAGATGGAAGAGGCGGAAATAGCCGGAATACTCATCTCCATGCGCCTGAGAGGCGAGACCGTGGACGAGATAGCCGGAGCCGCCAGAGCTATGAACGAGAAAAAGATATCATTCGACACCGACACGCAGGTCTATGACACCTGCGGAACAGGCGGCAGCGGAAAATCCACAATGAACGTATCCTCCGCCGTTGCGGTTCTGCTTTCGGCGATGGGCTATCCCGTCGTTAAACACGGGAACCGTGCGGTGAGCGGCGTAGTCGGTTCTGCGGATATTTTTGAAATGTCGGGCGTTCCCGTCAGCAGTGAAAAGAACGATATGCAGGGTTATTTCCTGAAACATAATTTCGCTTTCCTCTTTGCGCCGATGTACCATCCCGCTCTGAAATATGCGGGAGCTGTGCGCAGAAAACTGCGTGTGCCCACCATATTCAACTTTCTGGGGCCGCTGGCAAACCCTGCCAACGTTGGCGGGCAGATTGTGGGGATGGCGATGCGCGACAAACTGGCAATTCTGGCCGAAAGTCTTCTGATGCTGGGGCGTGACAGGGTAGCGGTCTATTCGTCTCTGGATGGATACGATGAGATATCCTCTTTCGCCCCCACAGAGGTTCATGAGGTTTCCGCAGGCAGGATAATCAAGCATTTCATCAACCCTGCCGAATATTTTACACCCTTCCACATGCCGATTATAAAGGACAACAAAGAGGCGGAATATTACTTTAATCTGGCGATATCACCGAAGGGCGGTGAATATTCGAAGCTGATAGCACTGAACGCAGGACTTGCGCTCACGGTTTTCGGCAAAGCGGACAACATCCGTGACGGATTCGGACAGGCTCTGGCTGTTATAAACAGCGGCGCAGTGCTTGAGAAACTCTCCAGCCTGAAAGGAAACTGA
- a CDS encoding anthranilate synthase component II, whose protein sequence is MFLLVDNYDSFTYNLYALFRLAGAEVDVIKNTEFREADGYKGIILSPGPSSPKNSGTTLKYLELYTGKIPMMGVCLGMQAMGYHLGYEVRSAKSVMHGKTDIMKKTRESKLFAGIKDGFTAVRYHSLAVSAPESVITSVAGSDGECMAMEDEANKLYGVQFHPESVLSAHGDVMVRNFMNICGVK, encoded by the coding sequence ATGTTTCTGTTAGTTGATAACTACGATTCGTTCACATACAACCTGTACGCACTGTTCAGACTGGCAGGCGCAGAGGTTGACGTTATAAAAAACACCGAGTTCAGAGAGGCTGATGGCTATAAGGGGATAATCCTTTCCCCCGGCCCATCAAGCCCCAAAAACTCAGGAACCACACTTAAATACCTAGAGCTTTACACAGGCAAAATTCCCATGATGGGCGTTTGTCTGGGGATGCAGGCAATGGGTTATCATCTGGGCTACGAGGTGCGCAGTGCGAAATCGGTTATGCACGGCAAGACCGACATTATGAAAAAGACCCGTGAGTCGAAACTGTTTGCGGGAATCAAGGACGGGTTCACAGCCGTTCGCTACCATTCCCTTGCGGTGTCCGCTCCCGAAAGCGTTATAACCTCTGTTGCAGGGTCGGACGGCGAATGTATGGCGATGGAGGACGAGGCAAACAAACTTTACGGGGTGCAGTTTCACCCCGAATCGGTGCTGAGTGCCCATGGCGACGTTATGGTCAGAAATTTCATGAACATCTGCGGGGTGAAGTGA